A window of the Parabacteroides merdae ATCC 43184 genome harbors these coding sequences:
- a CDS encoding efflux RND transporter periplasmic adaptor subunit, with product MTRANAKWIRLMAVIGCTTMWMASCKHAPDAQMKASYATMKVSTANKELTTPYSATIRGRQDIDIYPQVSGTIERLCVTEGEVVRKGQLLFVIDQVPYKAALKTAQANVEVAKAALATAELNYNSTKELFAKKVVSAFNLKTSENSYLTAKAQLAQAEAQEVNARNNLSYTEVKSPSDGVVGMLPYRAGALVSASIPQPLTTVSDNSNMYVYFSMTENQLLAMSRQYKSMDEALKNMPEVSLKLNDQSIYEQKGKIESISGVIDRKTGTVGVRAVFPNESRLLHSGASGNVLIPQTYKDCIVIPQGATVRLQDKTLVYKVVDGKAVSTLITVAEINDGREYIVLDGLKVGEEIVSEGAGLVREGTQVK from the coding sequence ATGACAAGAGCAAATGCAAAATGGATACGGCTGATGGCAGTTATCGGCTGTACGACTATGTGGATGGCATCCTGCAAACATGCACCGGATGCACAGATGAAAGCATCTTACGCGACGATGAAAGTTTCTACGGCAAACAAAGAGCTGACAACCCCTTATTCGGCCACGATCCGCGGTCGCCAGGATATAGACATTTATCCGCAAGTATCGGGAACGATCGAAAGGCTTTGTGTAACCGAAGGAGAGGTCGTACGGAAAGGACAATTACTTTTTGTTATAGACCAAGTTCCTTACAAAGCTGCTTTAAAGACAGCCCAGGCAAATGTGGAAGTGGCAAAAGCAGCTTTAGCTACAGCCGAACTGAACTACAACAGTACTAAAGAATTATTTGCGAAAAAAGTCGTTTCCGCTTTCAACCTGAAAACAAGCGAAAACAGCTATCTGACGGCCAAAGCACAACTGGCGCAGGCGGAAGCACAAGAAGTGAACGCCCGCAACAACCTGTCTTATACGGAAGTCAAAAGTCCGTCCGACGGAGTTGTCGGTATGTTGCCTTACCGCGCCGGAGCATTGGTCAGCGCCAGTATTCCCCAACCGTTGACAACTGTTTCCGACAATTCGAACATGTATGTTTACTTCTCCATGACCGAAAATCAATTACTGGCTATGAGCCGCCAGTACAAAAGCATGGACGAAGCGTTGAAAAACATGCCGGAAGTGTCGTTGAAACTGAATGACCAGTCTATTTACGAACAAAAAGGAAAGATCGAATCGATTAGCGGAGTGATCGATCGGAAGACCGGGACAGTCGGCGTACGTGCCGTATTCCCCAACGAATCCCGCCTACTTCATAGCGGAGCCTCCGGCAATGTGCTCATACCGCAAACTTATAAAGACTGTATCGTAATTCCTCAAGGTGCAACAGTCCGTTTGCAGGACAAGACGCTTGTCTATAAAGTGGTGGATGGGAAAGCTGTTTCCACATTGATTACTGTAGCTGAAATCAACGACGGTCGCGAATATATCGTACTTGACGGATTGAAGGTTGGCGAAGAAATCGTATCCGAAGGAGCCGGGTTAGTACGCGAAGGAACGCAAGTTAAATAA
- a CDS encoding DUF418 domain-containing protein — METTKTVLAPGERITVIDALRGFSLIGICLIHSMQHFGAMGTMTSQAVFPWEGTMNEIFSWLINYLVFGKFFIIFSCLFGLSFFIQMDRAAKKGLDFRPRFLWRLVLLLAIGYLHGLIVRVDILLIYAILGFVLVLMYKWPTKLLAGITLFLFLGGGDTCPGSL; from the coding sequence ATGGAAACAACAAAAACAGTGCTTGCTCCCGGAGAGCGTATTACAGTGATCGATGCCTTGCGTGGCTTTTCTCTTATCGGCATTTGCCTGATTCATTCTATGCAACATTTTGGAGCTATGGGGACGATGACGTCTCAGGCTGTGTTCCCGTGGGAGGGAACGATGAACGAGATTTTCAGTTGGCTTATCAATTATCTGGTTTTCGGGAAATTCTTCATTATCTTCTCTTGCCTGTTCGGTTTAAGTTTCTTTATCCAGATGGATCGGGCGGCGAAGAAAGGACTTGACTTCCGTCCACGTTTTTTGTGGAGGCTGGTTCTTTTGTTGGCGATCGGTTATTTACACGGCTTGATTGTCCGGGTGGATATTTTGCTGATATATGCGATACTGGGGTTTGTTTTGGTGTTGATGTATAAATGGCCGACCAAGCTGTTGGCAGGGATTACGCTGTTTCTTTTCTTAGGGGGGGGCGACACTTGTCCCGGTAGCTTATAA
- a CDS encoding DUF6078 family protein, which yields MLDKLDYSLVPNDFALCFNGKCLHASTCLRHQVSRHIPKERWAVRAINPERVVPDGDCSGFMDDSPLKNAYGMEHLLDNIPYRQAKEIRREMREYFGTTHFYRLKRKERCFTPEDQLYVRDLLRQYNIEEEPLFDRYEENFGWERCSDTIA from the coding sequence ATGTTAGACAAATTAGATTATTCTTTGGTTCCGAACGACTTTGCACTTTGTTTTAACGGGAAATGCCTACATGCTTCCACCTGTCTGCGTCATCAGGTGTCGCGGCATATCCCGAAAGAACGTTGGGCGGTGAGAGCGATCAACCCGGAACGTGTTGTCCCCGATGGCGATTGTTCCGGGTTTATGGACGACAGCCCGTTGAAAAATGCCTATGGCATGGAGCACCTGTTGGACAATATCCCTTATCGTCAGGCTAAAGAAATACGGCGGGAGATGAGAGAATATTTCGGGACGACTCATTTTTACCGTTTGAAACGTAAGGAGCGTTGTTTTACTCCCGAAGACCAGTTATACGTACGCGATTTGCTCCGTCAATACAATATCGAAGAGGAACCCCTCTTCGACCGGTATGAAGAAAATTTCGGTTGGGAACGTTGTTCTGATACCATTGCATGA
- a CDS encoding efflux RND transporter permease subunit: MKGNIFIKRPVMAISISILILAIGLISLFTLPVEQYPDIAPPTVHVSATYTGADANAVMNSVIMPLEESINGVENMMYMTSTATNAGSATIEVYFKQGTNPDMAAVNVQNRVTKAQGLLPAEVTRIGVSTQKRQTSFLQIDALVSTDGRFDKTFLGNYLDINVIPRIKRIEGVGDVMELGDTYSMRIWLNPERMAQYGLVPSDVTAVLGEQNIEAPTGSLGENSKNVFQYTMKYRGRLKSVEEFQNIVVRAQEDGSVLRLKDVAKVELGTLSYGFDSQMDGKPAVTFMIYQVAGSNATEVNERIAAELEKMKEELPTGMEFITMMSSNDFLFASIYNVVETLIVAIILVILVVYFFLQDFKSTLIPSISIIVSLIGTFACLTAAGFTINILTLFALVLAIGTVVDDAIVVVEAVQAKFDAGYTSSYQATKDAMGDVTMAVISCTCVFMAVFIPVTFMGGTSGIFYTQFGVTMATSVGLSMICALTLCPALCAMMMRPSDGNKSAKSFNGRVRAAYNASFNAVLGKYKKGVMFFIHHRWMVWAGTIASIILLGWLISNTKTGLVPQEDQGTIMANVAIAPGSTLEETGKVLDKVENILKNTPEVEHYARVAGYGFLAGQGTSYGMAIIRLKNWDERKGAEHVSDAVVARLNAQFAQIKEAQIFCFQPGMIPGYGLGNSIELNLQDRTGGDMSTFYGNAMQYIGALNQRPEVAMAYTSYAMNFPQISVDVDAAKCKRAGISPSMVLDVLGSYCGGAYVSNYNQFGKVYRVMSQASPEYRLDEQALNNMFVRNGTEMAPLSQFVTLKRVLGPEVSNRFNLFSCITVNVNPAPGYSTGEVQQAIEEVAAQMLPTGYGYEYGGMAREEANTGGSQTLFIYAVCILLIYLILACLYESFLVPWAVILSVPFGLMGSFLFAKLFGLENNIYLQTGVIMLIGLLAKTAILITEFAIERRRKGMGIVESAYSAAQARLRPILMTVLTMIFGMLPLMFASGAGANGNSSLGTGVVGGMAVGTLALLFVVPVFYIIFEYMQEKIRPPMEVETDMQVALEKQKSQTERDGLNNENK; the protein is encoded by the coding sequence ATGAAAGGAAATATATTTATCAAACGGCCTGTTATGGCCATCTCCATCTCCATTCTTATTTTGGCGATCGGACTAATTTCGCTCTTTACCTTGCCGGTCGAGCAATATCCTGACATTGCGCCGCCTACGGTTCACGTATCGGCAACCTATACCGGAGCGGATGCCAATGCGGTGATGAACAGTGTTATCATGCCACTGGAAGAAAGCATCAATGGTGTAGAAAACATGATGTACATGACTTCAACAGCAACCAATGCCGGTTCGGCAACGATCGAGGTATATTTCAAACAAGGGACAAACCCCGATATGGCAGCCGTCAACGTACAGAATCGTGTAACGAAGGCACAGGGTTTATTGCCTGCTGAAGTAACCCGTATCGGTGTCAGCACTCAAAAACGACAGACCAGCTTCCTGCAGATCGACGCACTTGTCAGCACTGACGGACGATTTGACAAGACCTTTCTCGGAAACTACCTCGACATCAACGTCATCCCACGTATCAAACGTATCGAAGGCGTAGGTGACGTAATGGAGTTGGGTGATACCTATAGTATGCGTATCTGGCTGAACCCCGAACGAATGGCCCAATACGGCTTGGTTCCATCGGATGTGACTGCTGTATTAGGAGAACAGAATATCGAGGCTCCGACCGGTTCGCTGGGTGAAAACTCGAAAAACGTTTTCCAATATACGATGAAATATCGTGGACGCTTGAAGAGCGTAGAAGAATTCCAGAATATCGTCGTCCGTGCTCAGGAAGACGGTTCTGTCTTACGCCTGAAAGATGTCGCTAAGGTTGAGTTGGGAACATTGAGTTACGGTTTCGACAGCCAAATGGACGGCAAACCAGCCGTGACATTCATGATTTACCAGGTAGCCGGTTCCAATGCTACGGAAGTCAACGAACGTATTGCCGCCGAATTGGAAAAGATGAAAGAAGAATTGCCTACAGGTATGGAATTCATCACGATGATGAGCTCCAACGACTTCTTATTTGCTTCTATTTATAATGTAGTCGAAACACTGATCGTGGCGATCATCCTCGTAATCCTCGTGGTGTATTTCTTCCTGCAAGACTTCAAGAGTACCTTGATCCCGTCTATTTCAATCATCGTTTCGTTGATCGGTACATTCGCCTGTCTGACCGCAGCCGGATTCACGATCAACATTCTGACCCTGTTTGCCCTGGTGCTTGCCATCGGTACGGTAGTGGATGACGCGATCGTAGTGGTAGAAGCCGTACAGGCGAAATTCGATGCGGGTTACACCTCGTCCTATCAAGCAACGAAAGATGCGATGGGTGACGTGACGATGGCCGTTATCTCTTGTACCTGTGTGTTCATGGCCGTGTTCATACCGGTAACTTTCATGGGCGGTACTTCTGGTATTTTCTACACACAATTCGGTGTGACGATGGCAACCTCCGTAGGTCTTTCCATGATCTGTGCATTGACGCTCTGCCCCGCCTTGTGTGCTATGATGATGCGCCCGAGCGATGGAAACAAGAGTGCCAAAAGTTTCAACGGACGTGTACGTGCAGCCTACAATGCCTCTTTCAATGCCGTGTTGGGCAAATACAAAAAAGGCGTCATGTTCTTTATTCACCACCGCTGGATGGTATGGGCCGGAACGATCGCATCCATTATTCTGCTGGGATGGCTTATCAGCAATACCAAAACAGGTCTTGTCCCGCAAGAAGACCAAGGGACCATCATGGCAAACGTGGCCATTGCTCCGGGTAGCACATTGGAAGAAACGGGCAAGGTGCTGGACAAAGTAGAGAATATCCTGAAGAACACGCCCGAAGTAGAACACTACGCCCGCGTAGCTGGCTACGGCTTCCTGGCTGGTCAAGGTACTTCCTACGGTATGGCAATCATCCGTTTGAAAAACTGGGATGAAAGAAAAGGGGCCGAACATGTTTCCGACGCAGTAGTAGCCCGCCTAAACGCACAATTCGCCCAAATCAAAGAAGCGCAGATATTCTGCTTCCAGCCGGGTATGATTCCGGGCTACGGTCTGGGTAACTCTATCGAGTTGAACTTGCAGGACCGTACAGGTGGAGATATGAGCACTTTCTACGGCAACGCCATGCAGTATATCGGAGCTTTAAACCAGCGCCCAGAAGTTGCAATGGCTTATACTTCTTATGCAATGAACTTCCCGCAGATATCGGTCGATGTGGATGCAGCCAAATGTAAACGGGCAGGCATTTCACCTTCGATGGTTCTCGACGTATTGGGTAGCTATTGTGGTGGTGCATACGTTTCCAACTACAACCAATTCGGGAAAGTATACCGTGTGATGTCACAAGCCTCACCTGAATATCGTCTTGACGAACAAGCCCTGAACAACATGTTCGTCCGCAACGGGACGGAAATGGCTCCGCTCAGCCAGTTCGTAACCCTGAAACGGGTACTCGGACCTGAAGTATCCAATCGTTTCAACCTCTTTAGCTGTATCACGGTCAATGTGAACCCGGCACCGGGATATTCCACGGGTGAAGTACAACAGGCCATCGAGGAAGTGGCTGCCCAAATGCTGCCGACAGGATACGGGTACGAATATGGCGGTATGGCACGTGAAGAGGCCAATACGGGAGGCTCGCAGACACTCTTTATCTATGCGGTCTGTATCTTGCTTATCTACTTGATTCTGGCTTGTCTGTACGAAAGTTTTCTTGTGCCCTGGGCCGTTATCCTGTCTGTTCCGTTCGGTTTGATGGGTTCATTCCTGTTTGCCAAACTGTTTGGATTGGAAAATAACATCTACTTGCAGACCGGTGTAATCATGTTGATCGGACTTTTGGCCAAGACGGCAATTTTGATTACTGAGTTCGCCATCGAACGCCGTCGTAAAGGGATGGGGATCGTCGAATCGGCTTATTCGGCCGCACAAGCCCGTTTACGTCCGATTTTGATGACCGTACTTACGATGATCTTCGGTATGCTTCCGCTTATGTTCGCATCCGGAGCCGGAGCCAACGGTAACAGTTCATTAGGAACAGGTGTTGTCGGCGGTATGGCGGTCGGGACATTGGCATTACTGTTCGTCGTGCCGGTATTCTACATCATTTTCGAATACATGCAAGAAAAAATCCGTCCGCCGATGGAAGTTGAAACCGATATGCAAGTTGCGTTGGAAAAGCAAAAGAGCCAAACCGAACGTGACGGTTTAAACAATGAAAATAAATAA
- a CDS encoding LemA family protein, whose protein sequence is MTVIILIAVIVILAIWIVSLYNSLVKLRNNRENAFADIDVQLKQRHDLIPQLVETVKGYASHEKETLERVINARNGAISAKTIDDKIMAENVLTSALAGLKITLEAYPDLKANQNFLQLQEEISDLENKLAAVRRYFNSATKELNNAVETFPSNLIAGMFGFKKEVMFDLGEQRATLEEAPKIKF, encoded by the coding sequence ATGACAGTAATCATTTTAATAGCAGTGATCGTGATCCTGGCAATCTGGATCGTTTCTTTGTATAATTCGTTAGTGAAATTGCGCAACAACCGCGAGAACGCATTTGCCGACATCGACGTACAGCTCAAACAACGCCATGACCTTATCCCACAGTTGGTCGAAACGGTCAAAGGCTATGCCTCACACGAGAAAGAGACCCTGGAACGCGTCATTAACGCCCGTAACGGAGCGATCAGCGCCAAAACGATCGACGACAAGATCATGGCCGAAAACGTCCTGACTTCCGCTCTTGCCGGATTGAAGATCACGCTCGAGGCCTATCCCGATCTGAAAGCCAACCAGAACTTCTTGCAGTTGCAGGAAGAAATTTCCGACCTGGAAAACAAACTGGCTGCCGTGCGCCGTTATTTCAATTCGGCCACGAAAGAGTTGAACAACGCAGTCGAGACATTCCCGTCCAACCTGATCGCCGGTATGTTCGGTTTCAAGAAGGAAGTGATGTTCGACCTGGGCGAACAACGCGCGACACTCGAAGAAGCACCTAAAATCAAGTTCTAA
- a CDS encoding alkaline phosphatase — MKKTISLLLLLSVIFMPVKAQDVENVKPVKNVILLIPDGTSLATVSMARWLQWYTNPDKPKLNIDPYLCGTVRTHSSNAPIGDSAPTTSCYMTGQPSRTGYVSTYPENDGDNDIYPTDPARAFQPLTTVLEAAKIKQGKSTGLVFTCEFPHATPADCSAHSYNRGKYEWIAPQMAHNDLNVVIGGGASLLPEESEAYLKGNGYGIFKNDIDGMRNYKGNNMWALFGDREMAYDIDRDPSQQPSLEEMTRKAIEKLSQNPNGFFLMVEGSKVDWAAHANDPVGMATDMLAFDRACGAALEFARQNGETAVVIVPDHGNSGISIGRADCKGYDKLSKDQLFHQLSLYKLTAEGFAKKVNSVPNSEVQNVFREYAGFELTPEELDALNHCKNYKNSPIPENERSIEGKGSLYSSSLTTFMSKLLTSRTCFGFTTGGHTGEEVFLAAYHPDRTSLPLGMHTNIELNHYLCALFGMTHDTLEELTTGNFAPHTEVFKDFKCEIVPAKDEKGSPSLVVKNKRKQINITPFSNIVTIGKKGREEIRLNSVIVYVDKNNTFYLPTKLAEYLQ, encoded by the coding sequence ATGAAAAAAACAATCTCACTTCTCCTGTTACTGTCTGTCATCTTCATGCCGGTAAAGGCACAAGATGTAGAAAACGTAAAGCCGGTGAAGAATGTCATTCTTCTAATCCCGGACGGGACATCACTGGCTACAGTCTCTATGGCGCGTTGGCTGCAATGGTATACCAACCCCGACAAACCGAAATTGAACATCGACCCGTATCTCTGCGGAACAGTCCGCACGCATTCTTCGAATGCCCCGATCGGCGACTCGGCTCCTACGACTTCCTGCTACATGACAGGACAACCCAGCCGTACAGGCTACGTTTCCACCTACCCGGAGAACGACGGTGACAACGATATCTACCCGACCGATCCGGCACGCGCTTTCCAACCGCTGACAACCGTCCTGGAAGCTGCCAAAATAAAACAGGGCAAATCAACGGGACTGGTTTTCACCTGCGAATTCCCGCATGCAACACCGGCCGACTGCTCCGCCCACAGCTACAACCGTGGCAAATATGAATGGATCGCTCCGCAGATGGCTCACAACGACCTGAACGTCGTGATCGGTGGCGGCGCCAGCCTGCTTCCCGAAGAGAGCGAAGCCTACCTGAAAGGTAACGGATACGGTATTTTCAAGAATGACATCGACGGTATGCGTAATTACAAAGGCAACAATATGTGGGCTTTGTTCGGAGATCGGGAAATGGCTTACGACATCGACCGAGATCCGAGCCAACAGCCATCCTTGGAAGAGATGACACGCAAGGCAATCGAAAAGTTATCCCAAAACCCGAACGGTTTCTTCCTAATGGTGGAAGGCAGCAAGGTCGACTGGGCTGCCCACGCGAACGATCCGGTCGGCATGGCCACGGATATGTTGGCTTTCGACCGTGCTTGCGGTGCTGCCCTCGAATTTGCCCGTCAGAATGGCGAGACTGCCGTAGTGATCGTTCCCGATCATGGTAACAGCGGTATCAGTATCGGCCGTGCCGACTGTAAAGGTTACGATAAACTGAGCAAGGACCAGTTGTTTCATCAGCTTTCTTTGTATAAATTGACAGCCGAAGGCTTTGCCAAGAAAGTGAACAGTGTACCGAATTCCGAAGTGCAAAACGTCTTCCGGGAATATGCCGGCTTCGAACTGACACCTGAAGAACTGGATGCCTTGAACCATTGCAAGAATTACAAAAACAGCCCGATCCCGGAAAATGAACGCTCGATCGAAGGCAAAGGCTCTTTATACAGCAGTTCGCTGACGACTTTCATGTCCAAGCTGCTTACCTCCAGAACCTGTTTCGGTTTCACAACTGGCGGCCACACAGGCGAAGAGGTGTTCCTTGCAGCTTACCATCCCGACCGTACAAGCTTACCTCTCGGTATGCACACGAATATCGAACTGAATCATTATCTCTGTGCCCTGTTCGGCATGACACACGACACGCTGGAAGAACTGACAACCGGAAACTTCGCTCCTCACACGGAAGTATTCAAAGATTTCAAATGTGAAATCGTTCCGGCTAAAGACGAGAAAGGTTCTCCTTCACTGGTCGTAAAAAACAAAAGGAAGCAGATCAACATCACGCCGTTCAGCAACATCGTGACGATCGGAAAGAAAGGCCGGGAAGAAATCCGCCTGAATTCGGTAATCGTATACGTTGACAAAAACAATACATTCTACTTGCCGACCAAACTGGCAGAATATCTGCAATAA
- a CDS encoding M24 family metallopeptidase, producing the protein MIQKELTGDLKLKWDRIQQAMRKINADGCLLTVDVNLYYTTGRIYSGYFYLPAEGAPWFFVKRPNGLAGDHVEYIRKPEQMAELFAFYGLEMPEKLLLEADELTYNDYIRLQKIFNPKETGNATAMMRELRRIKTPYEIEMFRISAERHAKTYAEIPECFRPGMTDLEFQYEIEKRMRKNGSIGLFRAFGANMDIFMGSILAGENAEVPSPFDFALGGSGIDASCPLGANGTPLKEGTAIMVDMAGNYTAYMTDMTRVFSVGHLTELAYRAHQTALLIESEIENIARPGTPCAELYEIAAKITESQRLGAYFMGTKQQAKFVGHGIGIQINELPVLTPRSKDMLEPNMVFALEPKYVIPGIGAVGIENSFLVTETGLEKITHFTEDIIQLDK; encoded by the coding sequence ATGATACAAAAAGAATTGACCGGCGATCTTAAGCTGAAATGGGATCGCATACAACAGGCGATGCGGAAGATAAATGCCGACGGATGCCTGCTTACCGTGGATGTAAATCTGTATTACACAACCGGACGTATCTATAGCGGCTATTTCTATCTTCCTGCGGAAGGTGCTCCGTGGTTCTTCGTGAAACGGCCGAACGGACTGGCAGGCGATCATGTCGAATACATTCGCAAACCGGAACAGATGGCCGAGCTCTTCGCGTTCTACGGACTGGAAATGCCGGAAAAGCTTCTGCTCGAAGCCGACGAACTGACATACAACGACTATATACGTCTGCAAAAGATCTTCAATCCGAAAGAGACCGGAAACGCAACCGCAATGATGCGTGAACTGCGCCGGATAAAGACACCGTACGAGATCGAAATGTTCCGCATCTCGGCCGAACGCCACGCCAAGACATATGCCGAAATTCCCGAATGTTTCCGCCCCGGAATGACTGATCTCGAATTCCAGTATGAAATAGAAAAACGGATGCGCAAGAACGGTTCCATCGGACTGTTCCGCGCCTTCGGAGCTAATATGGATATCTTTATGGGAAGTATCCTGGCGGGAGAAAACGCCGAAGTCCCCTCGCCTTTCGACTTTGCCTTAGGTGGTAGTGGTATCGACGCTTCCTGCCCGTTAGGTGCAAACGGAACGCCTCTGAAAGAAGGGACAGCCATCATGGTAGACATGGCAGGAAATTATACGGCTTATATGACGGATATGACACGTGTGTTCTCCGTCGGCCACCTGACCGAGCTTGCTTACCGGGCACATCAGACAGCCCTCCTTATCGAAAGCGAGATCGAGAATATCGCCCGGCCGGGCACACCTTGTGCCGAACTCTACGAGATAGCCGCCAAAATCACCGAAAGCCAGAGACTTGGCGCATACTTCATGGGGACCAAGCAACAAGCCAAATTCGTAGGGCACGGCATCGGCATCCAGATAAACGAGCTGCCGGTACTTACGCCCCGCTCGAAAGACATGCTGGAACCGAACATGGTATTTGCACTCGAACCGAAATATGTGATACCGGGTATCGGCGCCGTCGGCATCGAAAATAGTTTCCTGGTTACGGAAACCGGACTGGAGAAGATCACGCACTTCACAGAAGATATCATACAATTAGACAAATAA
- a CDS encoding M48 family metallopeptidase — protein sequence MFIHLAPYVLGGVLIWFIIAYFANTSIINSATGSEPLSRMENKRVYNLVENLCMSQGMKMPKINIINDDSLNAFASGINERTYTVSLSRGIIDKLNDQELEAVIAHELSHIRNKDVRLMIVSIVFVGIFAMLAQMAMRSVYYSSMSRRRDEKNNTAIIIVLVMVVAAIGYFFSMLMRFAISRKREYLADAGAAEMTKNPLALASALRKISADPDIEAVKREDVAQLFIQHPGQQAKSALNGLSGLFATHPPIEKRIQVLEQF from the coding sequence ATGTTCATCCATTTGGCGCCATACGTATTGGGAGGTGTACTCATATGGTTCATCATCGCCTATTTTGCCAATACAAGCATCATCAACTCGGCAACCGGCTCCGAACCTTTGTCGAGAATGGAAAACAAAAGGGTATACAACTTAGTGGAAAACCTATGTATGAGCCAGGGAATGAAAATGCCCAAGATCAATATCATCAACGACGATTCTCTGAACGCTTTTGCAAGCGGCATCAACGAAAGGACTTACACCGTCAGCCTCTCACGGGGGATCATCGACAAGTTGAACGACCAAGAACTGGAAGCGGTCATTGCACACGAGCTGTCGCATATCCGCAACAAAGACGTGCGCCTGATGATCGTATCGATTGTCTTTGTCGGCATCTTTGCCATGCTCGCACAGATGGCCATGCGTTCCGTCTACTACTCGTCGATGAGCCGCAGGAGAGACGAGAAAAACAACACTGCGATCATCATCGTCTTAGTCATGGTTGTTGCAGCCATCGGTTATTTCTTCTCCATGCTGATGCGTTTCGCCATCTCGCGCAAACGGGAATACCTGGCCGACGCCGGGGCTGCCGAGATGACCAAGAATCCGCTCGCCCTCGCCAGCGCACTACGGAAAATCTCGGCCGATCCCGACATCGAAGCCGTCAAACGAGAAGACGTAGCCCAGCTTTTCATCCAGCATCCGGGCCAACAGGCCAAAAGCGCACTGAACGGTTTAAGCGGACTTTTCGCCACTCATCCACCCATTGAAAAGCGGATACAAGTACTCGAACAATTCTAA
- a CDS encoding DUF418 domain-containing protein, with product MERVAERPASRPAGPRKVPTLSETIESNAWDGIVGKMRFQVSSGRIYLTLGLFILGFIVGRIRLFERMDEFRGRLNRWALLALAGLGLLYVARSYLPPVAWGEVSFYSWMSSTTTNLINLLTAYLWVIVVMEGYRLQKVQRAMAPLVSYGRMGLTNYIAQSVIGVFIFSGFGLDWSHLGVFLSVLVCLAYTGVQIVFSHYWLKKFRYGPMEWLWRTGTYMKWQPLAR from the coding sequence GTGGAACGTGTTGCCGAAAGGCCTGCTTCCCGTCCGGCAGGTCCTCGGAAAGTCCCGACCTTGTCTGAAACGATCGAGAGTAACGCTTGGGACGGGATCGTCGGAAAAATGCGCTTCCAGGTGTCGAGCGGGCGTATTTACTTGACCTTGGGACTTTTCATCTTAGGGTTCATCGTAGGACGCATCCGTCTATTCGAACGTATGGACGAGTTTCGTGGCCGGCTGAACCGCTGGGCCTTGCTTGCCCTCGCAGGATTGGGACTGCTCTATGTGGCGCGTTCTTATCTTCCGCCTGTGGCTTGGGGAGAGGTCTCTTTTTATTCGTGGATGAGTTCGACGACGACTAATCTGATTAACCTGTTGACTGCTTATCTATGGGTAATTGTGGTGATGGAGGGATACCGTTTGCAGAAGGTGCAGCGGGCGATGGCACCGTTAGTCAGTTACGGGCGTATGGGCCTGACGAATTATATCGCGCAGTCCGTGATCGGTGTCTTTATTTTTTCCGGTTTCGGGTTGGATTGGAGCCATCTGGGTGTTTTCTTGAGCGTATTGGTTTGTCTTGCTTATACGGGTGTTCAGATAGTGTTCAGCCATTATTGGCTGAAGAAGTTCCGTTATGGACCGATGGAGTGGTTGTGGAGAACCGGAACTTATATGAAATGGCAGCCGTTGGCACGGTGA